The window GGTGCTTGGCTGAGCGCGTCTTTCAATCGCGGCATACTGACAACATGTCCAGAGACGTGATGAGCATGGCCTGTTGATGTGATTACAAATGGAAAGAACTGCGAGCCAATGTGCAACAAGATGGTTGAGTCAGTGGCAGGGACAACGTTGTGACACAATACGACACTGTTGGTAATGACCAGACTGGAAACAACCAAGCCAAGCCCAACCAGCCATAGAGTGTGGCAAGTATTTTTTTTTGGGCTTCAAGCCTTGCTCCGTGAAACAAGAGAAACTGCCCGATAAACTCTAGAGAAAACCCGATCTGCCGTTCAAGCCTATCTCAGCCCGCATCGCACATTCAAATGGAAGCATTCCAAAAGCATTTCCGTGGAGACGACATGCGGATTCGCGTTACTAGACTCCTGCTCTTCAACGTTCCAAGTAAGATCCGATTAAGTTGCAGAAAAAGTATCCACCCTCGAGGGCTACGTTGCGACGGCTTCGAACCGCCTTCAAGCTACTTATTCCTAGAATTTCAAATTGCGTCAGATCTCACTCGTACAACGGAACTGCATCTGCCATGGCACGTATGCTCAACCGTCGGAAGCCGTCTCTCGCTACCAGGAGATTCGTCCATCCAGATCTCGGTGTGCTGATGCACTAGGGTCTTGCCCTCCACGCCACTGCCCCGACAACCAGGGAACAGAGCTCCGGGTATTAGTGGACATGTGGTAAACGGGGCAAGCCCTGAGAGGCAACGGACGCTGTGTGGTTGGCATCAGCCGTCAGATTGTGCCCGTAGCTTGATATGCGAATCATTTTTAACCTTGTAGGTTACGTTGGCGGATGTAACGAGCCTGGCCCGTAAGGAGGGCACTGACATCATTTCCTCTCGGTAAAATATCTCTCTGGACTGAGCCAGTGACTTGTATGGTGGCTTACTCGTGCGAAGCATTCTCGGCAGTTTGGACGCCACCGGCAGCTGGCAGCTTAGACGTCAACAACACCCCTTTCATCCAGCAGCTCATGTCCCATCAGAAGCGGGTGCCAAAGCCCGAAAACCCAAGTATTTGCACAGAGTCGCGTTTGAATGGACGGCAGTGATGGCGTATTACTCAATATGGCAAGGCAGAGCCTGCAAGCAGCTCGTCACCAATGCTGGTGGCCTGTCCATGACGACCGCCGGCTTGACTTTATAATAGAGGGGGCTCAAGAAGCACACTCTCCCCCCGCGGCCGAACCATCACACCATTCAGTGGGCCACGGGAGAATCCTTCTACGATCCGCATGGGCAGGCAAGAACAGCTCCCCCATCGGACCAGTCAACACCCTGGGCCCAGCTCCGAGGCCGCTGCTCCAATCACATCAGCCCAACAGTCCTCAGTGTTTACGGAGCGGCCGTGGCAGTTGATGGGGTTGAAGGCAAACTGAACTCTTGAACCTGGGCTAGTTGATGGACCCCCTAAATGTACCCCTGCCTGGGCAAAGAGCACGAGCTGCCGCCCCCCGAGGGACATGAAGAGTCCACGTGTATGGCGTGAAACAGCGGGGTGGACAACCTTAGTTGTGGTACTTCATACTAGCTACCTACTTTTTCGATCACTACCTAGTTCACTATCTCAacgagagggggaaaagtaTTTGTGATTGCCATCCATACCGACATTGCCGGACTTATTGCCGGCCTGACTGAAGCGCTCCATTGAGGGTGACAAGACTTGTCGTCTAGCCTGGGCCTGACGGCATTTCTAAAGATCGAAAATTGATTTTCGAGATTGGGGAAGAAAGCAACTTGAGCTTGAAGCCGAAGCTCCGAGAGGTTTGTGGGAAAAGAGTACTGCTGACATTGGCTGGATGTAGCTCCGCCGTTGAAGGAGGTGGCGAGCACTCTTGACACCATGCACAAACACATGGGCCTGCCTATTAGCAATAGAAACGAACCAATGAACCCCCCTCATCTTCTTCGCATGGCCCTCTCATTATGCAGGGTACACCACCTTAGTGGAGGCCacgggtgtgtgtgtgtttgctCTCGACCAACCGGACGTGCCTCCACCCATCACCGCCCGAGCCATGGCACGGAAGCGACTCCGAGGACGTCGGACCAATCAATAGCCACGGAGGGTTTCCGGTGTACGGAAATTTCTTTCTCTGACCCCTTTGCCCCCCCTTCGGACCTcgccccggccgcctccgGCTTGAGGATTGGGGAAACCTCTCTTGAACCATATGTGAACAAGCCGCGTCCTAACACACCACAACCGAGGACCTAGCTTGGGTAGCATTCTCGGTTGGGATGAAAGGCCCAGGCCCCTCGATGGGCAGTGTCTTTGCCCAAGACATGGCCGCACGCCGCGATCGTGGGCAGTGAGCTCGACTCGGACAAGGCCGCCGTGAGCCTCAGGACTCCCTTCAGCCACCCCAGAACGAATCTGTCAGGTAGTACAGGCCACTCATTCTCCCTTGCGGAGTCGAGAATGACCCTCGCTTttcgtgggcggcgagggaatCTCGCTCGGGGGACGTAAGTCTCGGAGTCGTGAGGACAGGCTTGTTTATCGAGagcacccccccccccccccccccccgtctctACCTGCCTGCAACACGATCCGTCTGTTGCGACTACCAAGGCATTCCCAACAAGAGTCGAGAAGATCAGAGGGTCTACCGCAAATCATATGGCATTTGCACGTCATCCTGGCGCATTCTCGTCTTGCTTGTCTTGTTGGATGGGCCCTTGTATCCTTGCTTACAGCATCGGCATCCCTCCATCCCCTACCTCTGGATCCATACCATTACGGGATCCCGCTGCGGGGAATGTCAGATaagccggccggccagccaCATACAACCATataacgtcaagcacccacatttggcccccccccacatttggcccccccaaaaacgaGGGCATTCCTACCAACATCAGTATGTTTAATTAATTACTAACTAGGCCTAGATGCTACTATAATACAGCTTTTAGCTTCACTAGGTATATCAGACTTGCTAGATCTATCTgtaatatcctctttttcgctAGCCTTAACTTAAGCCTTCTAGATGTCCTTAATGTTAGCAAACTTAGTATTTAGATCCAGCTAGActgcctttcttttcctaaCTGCAGTGCTTATAACCTttgcctgcagaagctctaGCTTATGCTAGGCAgtagctagcttatataCCTACttactaaagcctttttttacctttataaacAGAAGGCGTTAAGTAGAGGCATTATTATCTAGCTCTGTAAATAGCTTTAGTTAGCTAGCTAGATCCTTTATCTTCCTTAGCGTTAACTATACTACTGCAGATAACGCAGATGCCCATCCTTTAGCTTCTTTACTTCCAGACTACCCTTTGCAGGCCTAATCTAATAGCCCTAGTGTTAATAAGAGCATTAAAGGGCTTATAAGGGGCTTAGCTATAGAGATAGGCTATAGGCTAGTATATTTCTAACTACTTTTAATATTATCTATTATTAAGCCTACTAGATaagccttctaataacagcctataaagttcctcTTACCTACAATAGTAGAATTATTCTACTAACTAAGGTATTtaagctccttcctataaGCTGCCTTTATAGAACTAAAGACTAACTAGTTAAGTAGCTAAAGGACATAAGAGGTATGTAGTAGTAGGAATAAGAGATAGACGTTATTAATATAACATATCTACATAAATTCTGTTGTTGTGTAACTCCTATAGCTATTAATAACTAGCAGTCTAGCCTCCTTACCCTAGGAGGCAGTCTAAGGGATAGTCTAAGAaataaagaccttctgcagctatTTAACTGCAGTATTATCTGTAGTTTATCTATTTTCTGTTGCAGTAAACTGctatcctttataagggctaagatctagaggaaactactgctGCTAGACTATcttacccttatatataataaagGGATTTAGGGCATAGCCTATAGCAGAGATGCACTTAATAATAGACACCTATACCCTTAATctaggctgtttcttgcaaACAGACTTTGTCTTAGCTATCCCTAGCACTAGCCTATTAGATCCCTAGCCCTTAAAGATACTAGTCTTATCTATGTTATATCTATTAGCTAGTTTAATACCCTTAATCTCTAGTATAGCAAGGAGTTTAAACTAGTCCCTAATAACCTTAGTAGATGCTTTATTAATACGTCTAGAGTCTATAGGGCAACTTCTCTAGACCTTAATTAATaggtttcttcttttaaagccttagATCTATTGCTTTCCTAGAGGATCTATATCCCCTATAGTataaaggatcctttctgcaaatACCTTCACCTGCTAATAGGTTAAAGCAAGCctaagggcatgctggatttGCACCTATTCAgccagcttagcctcctaATTAGGGGAAAGCCTCTAAAGGTCAGAAAATGCAGCTGCCCTTGCTTAGGTGCCTTAAAGTTAATAACAAAGTATTAATCTTAGGATCCCCTATTTAGAGGATGCCTTGTGGATAGACTGGCTATTAGCAACAGCATCTAAGGCCTAGTTAACCTTATACTCAGTATATTAGCCCATAAGGACTAGAAAAGGGTATATAGAAAAGATAAAGCCATTCAGTTAAGAACTGTAAATGTTGTAATGTAATAAAGTTGGAGAAAACaggaggctggtggtggtagtgaggcatttttgggggggccaaatgtggggggggccaaatgtgggtgcttgacgttatCAGGCCATCGCGGCCCTTTGGGAATCCCCCAGAAAGATCTAAAGTGTCTTGCACTATCAACATACACCCGAATACCGAAGGCCAGACAGCATCCCATGTCTGCAGGGTTTCAGCTTGCCGGTGCTCGATTGGACTCTACCTGCCATTAGCCACGCCATAAAACCCGAGGTTGACCAGCATCGCCAACCGACTGGAAAGGCCCTATCTTTCAAAGCTATAAATAACGGTCATTGGGCAGAAAACTCGAGCCGCTAGGAAATCAACACTACGCCAAGGCTCATCTCATCCTACAAGTGGTCAAGACGACGCCACATAATTCTGTCAGGTCCCCCCTATCCATCCCCTGTCGAACGACGTAAGTACTGCTAGCAGGTCCATAAGTGCAGGCATGGAAGCAAGCCCTTTGCGAGAGAGTTTTGACTGACTGTCTTATAGACCATGACGAGCAAAGTGTCATTGGCACCGTTGCCAAAGACCACGCTTCCTCGAAAATCGAGGGTCTGCACGCGGGAGGCGTGCGAAGCGTGTCGAGTAAAAAAGGCAAAGGTACGGCGGTCTCCAGACATGATGGAACTCGTCGAGGAGCACTGGGCTAACAATCATTCTGTCAAGTGTGATGGAGGAAAACCATGCTCACGATGCAGGTTCCGCAACGAGCAGTGCGAGTACCTCGCTCGACCGCACCAGACCAAACGTAGTCTGCAAGCCGAGCTTGAGAGGATGAAGGATGCCCAGCACCGACGGGATACCATACTCGGCGCGCTCACGGAACCAGGCCAGTCGCAGGAAGTCCTTCGTCGGTTGTGTGGTGGCGAGACGTTCGAGACGATATACGAGAGCCTCGACAATCACGACCTAGCATCCCCGACTCCCACTCAAACACCCGACGCCCAGAATCAACCTCGGTCCGTCAAGGCGGAGGAAGCATCTTGGACTCCGAATCAGACACCCCTCTGTTCCCCGCCAATCCTGGATTACTCCTACTCGCATGGGTCGGAAGCCAGTCACGTTCGAAGCGCCATCAGCCAACATGCCGTTCCGGCCGAGTCGATGGGCGATGGTGGTTCAGATGGGGGATCGTCGCCGCATTTCAACGTCTTCATGCCCAACAACATGGTCCTCCCGGACCACATGAATGAGTATGGTGCCATGGACAataacagcagcaacacaGCCATGATGCCGTACGGTGGATTCATGGACTGCAGCGCTTGGATATTCAACCCAAATACCAGTTACACCGATCAACCATACacgaccaccgccgccgacggcaacgtcaTGAATCTATACCCATGGCAATCAGGCATTCCCACCCCTACATTACCAACtaccgacgacggcgttcCTCCAGTCACAGACCATGGCGGCTGGCCATTTCCTCCCTTCGTGGTGCCTCAGATCCCGAGCCCGGGTCAAGCTAGCTTTTTGCAACCgttgacgccctcgtccccgaagaACCACTCGCTCTTGGCATCTCCTGCCTCTTCACGCGAGCAGACGCACAGCAGCCAGGGCTCAAGCGTCGCCAGCGTCGGTGAAAGCCGGtacccgacgccgccgccgccgccgccgcccccaaaGAGACGGAAATACGACACCCAGGCCAACAACAAacccgcctcctcggccatcccggtcaccgccgccgtcgccagcgcCAGAACCGACTGCAAGACTGTCGAAAGTGCCCCagccgacgagaagaaggcccagGTCCAGTTCCCGGAAGGGCAGACGCCGCCGCACGACCGCGAGCGCCACAGACGAGCCTCGGCGCGCAACtggcagaagcagaagcagcagagcgccgagctcgaggcggcgatgcgcgtcgccgaggaccgcAACCGCATGCTCCACCGGGAGTTCGCCGAGATCGCGAGCCAGGTCATGGACGCCAAGAACGCGCTCATAGCGCACGCCCAGTGCAACCACCCGGCCATCAACAGCTGGCTGCGCTGCCACGCGACCGACTACGTCCTCAACAAaggcgccgcggcggatAGAAAGCGAAAGGAGTAAACAGGTtgaaagaagggggggtgtCAACGTAGCCGGCGGGACGTGGATGAACACACCatgtatatgtgtgtgtgtgtttgtgtccATTGCTTGGACAATATCATTCTGGAATATGTCCATTTAATTAGGTGGGCGGCGTATACGACTATTGAAAACTTCTCAGACGAGGGAACATGAGTAACATGGGTTCTTGAGTCAGGACAACGGGGCGCGGGAGGGATATCACGGCTCGCGGGGTGCGTGGCCTTTGGCGATCTTTCCAAACGAGGCGTTCAACACTGGCAATTCACCCACCGAATGGGACAAGCGATGAGGTCTTGAAAGTTACGCCGTAATAACGCGTATGGATATTATATTATGGCAGGTTTTCTTTTTGGGGGGAGGTTGCTCCTGCtgtttcccttcttcttttcacATTTCAAGATATGTCTTCTTGGTGTGGTGCAGTAGCCCTGTTATTAATGATCATGACAAACAACAAAATCATCGTTTCCGCATTCCTTTCTTATTTACAATCAACTTtatgtgcgtgtgtgcgcAGTGACGCCTCGAGACTTGTACAAAACATAATCAAACTCCTCAGGCTCGCTCAGTAGTGACCCTGAAAGAAGATCTCAGTTCTGCGTTGACACGTAACTCACGATCTCACTGCTCGCACAATACCCCCGTATTGATAGTCTGGCCGGCCTCTGACGATCACACGGAGAACCCGGAACTGATAGAAATTGTTTCCAATTAAGTCGGGGTCTGCCTTTCTATTACGGTTTCTGGgaaagtaaaaaaaaaaacacctTTCTGCTTGGAGTCTATGTCGCCACGGTGACAGAGTTTCCCAGACACTCAAACAACCCTTCGCTGATATCCAGTCGCCTGCCACTCCGTTCCGCATCCCCCAATCAGACAGTCGTCCGAGGTGAGTCAAAGGTTTCTGCTACCTTTGCAGCAGCTGGCGAAATAATGGTCGTGGACGCAACCCCTTTGGATCGGGAGGGTTGATTGGCCCTCGGAATCGACTCCGCGCGCAGGGCTTCCATTGGGGCATGCAAATGCCCTGCAGCCCAGATGACAAACAAAACAAGCCAGCCCAAGGAGTTGCCCTGGGAcgggtctggcctgcggaCGTTATCTGGAGTCCGCTGCCGAATACGGGTGTAGAGAGTCGAGGCACGTTGAAGCCCTGAGTTAGTGACCCATCAACTTGTCGGAGCTCTACACAGTCCCTAGGACAGCTGGGTAGTTGCGGGTGCAGGAAAATCAAGGAGCAACGAGCAAAAGGTTAAACAATGTCTCACATCTCGCCCCGGCAGCACAGCTGACGATCGGTGTCGGCCAGCATGAGAAAGACAGTTTGTGTTCCTAGGTCCGGCGTTGCTCTAACTGAAGGCGTCAACCTGTCAAGTTGGGCGAAATCTTCTCAACCCCATAACCTTGAGAACAGAATATCGCCCGCAGAGTTGGAATCCAGGCTCGGCAACTTGATCAAGCTACGAGCCGCTCGCGCCCCAAAACATGTGCAGATCAGGGGTTTCTTTGGCACGTAACAGGAGCGGCCAAGCAGCTGTTCTGTCCCGTGCGCAAGGTGTATTGCCATTGTCCAGCTGGCCATCAAAGCACATTGCTCACATTACGCCGTTCTGCTGCGGTTTTGCGATGCGTGGCAATAGCTATGCAACCTCAACGATGGCCACACGGGGCATTGTTTTTATTGGTAACCTCGCGCGGAGAGTTTTCGCTCTTTCTCGGACGCGACCCCGAATTCTATATCTCACAAGGGGGAACGCACACTTTAGACC is drawn from Colletotrichum destructivum chromosome 6, complete sequence and contains these coding sequences:
- a CDS encoding Putative zn(2)Cys(6) fungal-type DNA-binding domain-containing protein, with the translated sequence MTSKVSLAPLPKTTLPRKSRVCTREACEACRVKKAKCDGGKPCSRCRFRNEQCEYLARPHQTKRSLQAELERMKDAQHRRDTILGALTEPGQSQEVLRRLCGGETFETIYESLDNHDLASPTPTQTPDAQNQPRSVKAEEASWTPNQTPLCSPPILDYSYSHGSEASHVRSAISQHAVPAESMGDGGSDGGSSPHFNVFMPNNMVLPDHMNEYGAMDNNSSNTAMMPYGGFMDCSAWIFNPNTSYTDQPYTTTAADGNVMNLYPWQSGIPTPTLPTTDDGVPPVTDHGGWPFPPFVVPQIPSPGQASFLQPLTPSSPKNHSLLASPASSREQTHSSQGSSVASVGESRYPTPPPPPPPPKRRKYDTQANNKPASSAIPVTAAVASARTDCKTVESAPADEKKAQVQFPEGQTPPHDRERHRRASARNWQKQKQQSAELEAAMRVAEDRNRMLHREFAEIASQVMDAKNALIAHAQCNHPAINSWLRCHATDYVLNKGAAADRKRKE